The nucleotide sequence CAGTGCTCATAATAATGGTGATTGTTCAcagagagaatgaggagaaagCCTCACATATAATTCTCATTATATGGGAAGTTTGAAGAATGCTTGAAGAGGATATATCTTTTAGCTACTTGGGGATTCAGAAGTGTTGACCTTTAAACTTCGAGCCATAGTTTCTGTGATAAAGCAGTGTGTCATGTCATGTCATGGGAAAGAGGCAAATCCTGCAACTCTTAGATAGGGTATGCAGTTGTTCTCGACTTAtttgatttggggaaaaaaaacggACTGGATTAGCTAGCTCTTTTCTTTCTGTGCTGCACTTTCTAAAAGCCTTTGAGAATTGATACTGCATTCAGATTCTCATCACTCAGCTTGCCTGGGGCAGCAATAGACCTTTCTCCCAgaaaaaatcacttaaatctgGAAGTCCAATTTGCAGGAGACATATTGTGATTAAATGCAGGTTTGTCAATTAGAATTAATTCAAACAGTAGCTTTTTAATCACCATCACTGGTTATTGAAAGAAACTTTAATAGAACAGttttaaactttgtcactgaagTTCACTTGAACACTGTTGGGATAATGAGAAATCGAAaggtttttctatattttaatatttttcttctttttagacaaggtctttttctgaaaactaaaGTGTTAATTCCTTTCTTCAGACATTAGGGACATATCTACCTTAGGAATtaattggactttttttttttttaatctgtgattCATGAAGTTCATCGTTCTTAGACTGTTAGAGgtattagaaaaagaatttaaaagaagagTTGAAGAGATAGTAGATTTATACTTTAACAatcagaactctctttcccaggaGGATTCTGCTGTTGATTTTCAACCTTTCCTAGGAAGATGAACCCTGGGCCCAATCATGGGATGAATCATATGGATGATAATAGCACTATGCCCCCCCACCATCATTCATCCACTACAGCCTCTCACGTTcatggtgggggaggaggagacacaatgatgatgatggtaagtAACTGAAAAGGAGACTTTGATCTCTTCTGACCAATttgggtcataggatcatagagtatTAGAACTGGAGGATCATCCAATGTAACCTCCTTGTTTTAGAGAGGGGAAAATTTGATGCCTAAAGAGGatgaaataagtgacttgctcccaAAGAGAATTTGGACTAGATCTCACATCTCCTGCATTACACACCATTATTATTTCTCCTAAAGCTTTTCCCTACCAGTGTAAAATTTCATTCATGGACTAAAAGCTGCTTCCTTTAGAAAAGTAGAGGTCAGGACTACTGTGGAGGGCTGTGCTAGTGCTTATTGCCTATTGATAGGCTTTTCCTTAGTGCAATGATAAAGCCATAAACATATACTTACATTAAAGTGGGCCTGGATAGTTGTGTCCAAATAAAGAGTTATATAAAGTAAGACTGCAGCCAAGGAAGAATCTCAACTTCCACTTTAGCACTTGCTTACTCCTTAAAACTTCTCAGCTCTTAAAATTGCATTTCCTTAAACTCgtgtttttaaaattacattgacACATTCTCAACTTGCACATTTTGGTTTGACTCCCTCTGGATCTAACTTGCTTATTTATATTTCTGGCAGCCCATGACCTTCTATTTTGGCTATAAGGATGTGGAATTGCTGTTTTCTGGATTAGTGATCAATACACCTGGAGGTGAGTAAGGCAGCAAGTCATTGTTTGACAGGGATAGCTTCTGTTAAGGAGAAGCAGTGTGATACTTACAGAGGTATTACTTGACTAAAAAtcaggaaacctgaattttttaTCTCCAATTATTGACTCACTTTGTGGTCTATTACTGTGCTTCAATCAAAAATGTAAGAATTATAATACTCATCATGGGATCTCAGATGTAAATGTTAATCATTATGTTGTTAAAAACCATGGGAtctctttgaaatttaaaaatatatatatatagctatggTATATACTGAAAAAATAAGCCTAACTATAGACTGTGACCAAGTTTTCTGAATGAACCAGATATAAGCACCATGTCATAACATTCTAATCCAGGAAACTCCTTCCTCCAAAGGTGtggatttcctcatctatttaatCCCGTCCTCTTTAGGAATGTTCTCCTGTTCAAAATGTAGTTACTTGCACCTGGTCAGAACCAGGGCTACAGTCAAACTCAAATgacatagaaaacattttctaGACTGTACTCCATTACTTCAAGGTtgtatttatttagccatttatACATGCAATATTTTCTTTAGTAAGTATTGTATCCAAAATtcagacagaaggaaggaagaagtatcCAGAAACTAGAATAAAAGGATATATATTCTAAACCCACCGAAAAAGACTTAGCCTTTTAATGGAGAATGTTCACAGCAAACCCACATATGTACACACCCCTTCATTGCCCCTTCTTTTCCTTGTACTGCCTTCTCAGGTTCAAATGTAATATTCAAGCATGGATTCTCAACCCTGTctgttatttcattcttcatactGAATTGGCTACCTCTTTGGGGCTTACCCTCATACTAATGTGGGGTTGCTTTGAATACCAAATGGGAATTTCTTTTAGTAGGCAATGGAGTTAGTTGGAAAGTGCTGGATTTCATTGAGGCCTTTGCTTTGTGTCACTAATACCCCTAATACCTTTCAGAATCACATTACTTCCTACTTTTGACAAAGAAGCAGATTTGAAAGCTTATATCCGGTCTCTCTTATGTCagtttctcttctcatttcttggCCATTTGTATAGAAATTATTATGTTAATAACTGACTTCACCTTTATTTTTCTGGTCTCTTGATTTCCTGTGGCATAACCTTAGcgacttatttccttttcttttcctaaccAGAAATGGCTGGGGCATTTGTGGCTGTCTTTTTGTTAGCAATGTTCTATGAAGGTCTCAAGATAGCCCGGGAGAGCTTACTACGCAAGTCTCAGGTCAGCATTCGATACAATTCCATGCCAGTCCCAGGACCAAATGGAACCATCCTTATGGAAACACACAAAACTGTTGGGTAAGAATGGAAACATCTTGTTTTGATTCAGTAACTATAGGTGGAAAGAACTTGGGAGCCAAGTCAGTTCAGTAAGCAGCTCTTTGCTGAGATGAACAGAATCAGAATCAACTTGTTGCTTGAAGTGATAACTTGATTTAATTTTGGTGAAGATTGTCATTGGAGTTTTAGGGCTGTGTATCATGTCAGATTAGGCCATCTACTTGTactggaaagggaaaggaaggttcaCAGGCAAGAGAGTTATCCTTGATTCCTGGAAGAAGGTACTTGTGAAATCCACATGATATGATTTGCCAGAATGATAATACAGGACCTAGAAAATTGAATGGAGGAGAGTTGCAagataatgttttcttctttgtaggATTAGAATCCAAAATGTACCTACCAGGCTTTAATATCAGATGACAGAAATAAGATGTTTTGTTCTGTCTAAAATAGTATGGGGCTGACCGATACTTTTTGGAATTTAAGCATTATAGAATTAGAAGTGGTAGGTCCGGATCCCCTGGTCATAGCACTGGTTTCAGATGAGAAAGATAGTGTCATATTCATTTGACAGATCgatttcaattcagtaaacatttattaagggtctaccaTTTCTCAAGTACTATATTGGAGCTTCAGAATAGAGAGACGAAAATggaatagtccctgccctcaaggaaattacattctgttgAAGGAAAAGCAGCATTTACAcagataaacaaatacaaaaataaatataaagtcttgtgAGGGTGGGGAACACTAGCAGTTAAGGAAATAAAACAAGGCCCTTACTCCGGGGATATACAGCAGAATATGATTTCGGATAGATGGAACCAGGAATAGAACTTCCAAGTCTCCATCCAAGCATAGCATTATTTCTACTACACATCACTTCTAAATTATTTAAACAGCATACAGTATATGTAGCAGAATGACCTGGCTCCTTCAAAAGACAGGTTAAAAGGTAAATCTGATTTGAAGAGATGCTTAGAAATTTATAATTCCCATTCTGTCTCTCATATGCCCCTCTATCTAAGTCATCAATTCATTCACCAGCCATCTACACTGTCTTGACAGGACACAGATGGACTGTCATAGGAGCCAGAGCTAGAGAGGGAAAGGTGAGAATGAAATACAGTTCAGGCTGGTGAGTGAGTTTTACACTAGTATCCACAGTGATATGAGCCCTAATTTTTGTCTCTATTTGTTTTCCAGGCAACAGATGCTGAGTTTCCCTCACCTTCTGCAAACGGTGCTGCATGTCATCCAGGTGGTCATCAGCTACTTCCTCATGCTTATCTTTATGACCTACAATGGGTACCTTTGCATCGCAGTAGCAGCAGGGGCCGGAACAGGCTACTTTCTCTTCAGCTGGAAGAAGGCAGTGGTGGTGGACATCACAGAGCACTGCCATTAATGTCAGACTTTAGGATGTGACCTTATTTTCCATGATGAGAAGTAGCTGGAGACTGAGGGAATTGATTTCAAGTCCTCCTATTGTCCCTCCATGGCCCCTTGCCTCCCAACACTTGCATAGACAACAAATCAAGGAGGTTTACCTACTAACCTCCAAGCTGGATGGTGCCCTCCCCAAACTGTTGATTTCTCCTCCCAGGCTGAGATCTTCAGTTCTTCACTAATCAAGGTAGCCTTTTGTTCTAATGATTTCTTGATCATCATCttcccttttttaatctcttgtgtttttgttgtttttttttttttttaatgacaatttCATGGACATTCGGAGGTCATTTCTGGGTCCTAGATGGAGACTGTGGGAAACTACACTACCTACCCCATAACACTAGAAAATGTCTCCCAGTTGTTGGTCTAAGTGAGTGGAGGAATAGGGTGTGCTTTTGCCCAGGTGTGAAGTGATGTGTGGCAATCTGAGGATTTGAAGAAGAATTTAGGAGTTGAATAAAGGCATCTAGCAAAAAGAAGTGTCCCCTTACATAGCAACAATCTGGGTCATTAGCTTTTGCtaccatttacttttttattgtgATCTCACCAATCACACAAATTGACAATCAACTTAATGATAGTAAATATCTTCCAATAAAACCATTCATATCTTTTTGTCTTGTTCCCCctctatgaaatgaaaatttttatctcCTAGCTTTTCCTCTAAAGTAGCAGTTATTGGGGTAGAGACCTGAGCACAGGAATCTTCATTCATTTTCCAAGGAAGGCAGAATCAATATAAAGCTGGTCTTCTAAAAGCTCATTCTGCTGCTAGCCCCACCTGAGCTGTCTATGTTAGGGCTTTAATCAGATTGACTCCAGTCAGCGTACGTCAgatcatttctcctttttctcagcTAGTAAAATAGCAGTGGTTCTCAGAAGGGACCTGAAGATTGAggtttcctcctctcccctcctgcaGCTTGTTCTGTCACTAACTGCTGTGAGCACCAATTAGTCCTGGCCAGTAGGGCAATAGATTAATATATATAAGCCCAAGGTCTGTCTTTATCCTTAGAGAGTTTTGGAATATGGTCCAATTTTGAGCTGAGACATCCTTTAGCTCCACCTCCACATGactatctttatttctatttgaggACTTAATATAGATTGCTTCTTGCCTAAAAGAATGACCATTGTGACAGATCTTTTCCCTGACTTTCTCAAAAGAGGCACATTTAACTGTTCATCCTTCCTGTTGAGCTTACTTCACAAAGTCCAAACTACCTCTATAAAGTGAATCCTTCTGAGCTGGCCTAATAAATCCTGTCCTCCTTGGTGCTTGATATTCTCATTATGTGCTAGGGCAAAAGAGGCAAAGTACAACTGTTCTGGTGGTTTTTAAGCCTGTTCTTCCTAGAAAGTTCTGTACCCCAATGGCATGGAAAACAGCAGAGGCAGTGCTGGTAGCACTACAGTGGAAAGAGCTGGGGTTTGGGGGTAAACTTGGTTCTTGTCCCAGCTCTGCCATGTACCACTAATTTGgttttaggcaagtcactaaaccttcaTCTGTaggtcagactagatgacctaaggtcccttccagctctaaatctatgatcctataatcttaAAATACTTAGCAATGAATTGTAACCCAGGCCTGTTCTAGCGTGTGCTTGTAGCTCTTCCAGGTTACTTGGTTCCCAAAATCTTCATTAACTTACTTTGGCTTCATTTTCAGTCCAGTCAGCTAattataaatgctaaataaagaaaaattctctTTGACAGTTTATATAGTAGATCCAAACAGGTAACTCGAGAAAGGCCAACAAGTAAGTTATTGATCTTCTTTGGAATTAGCCATATTCTCCTCAGTTCTCTCTACTTAGCATAATAAACTTTATCACCTATTGTAGGTTATTATCCATGCTTAGCAGCAGAATTAGAtgaaaaacaagatttttttttataggtCTGTCTTGTAAAAATCAGCTCCCTGAAAAATCACATAGAAGTGCCTGTGGCTGGAGACTATACCCCCAGCACTCTCTGCCCATCAGCCAGCACCTATTTCTATTCATGGTCCCTTCCATCTCCTTGCAGCTTTAAAAGCCATGGGGGATTGATTATTGAGGATTGTGAGTTCATGGGATTAAAGTTAGGCTTGAGAGCCAGAGACAATTCGTGCTTTGTAATTATCTCATATTTACATTGCTGGGATTCAAATCAGCTGAGTTTGTGCCAAGCATGTGATAATAATTTACCAAGGAGACTTCCAGAGTCCAATGCTAAGGATTTAACAGCCAATAATCTGACACTAATGTCAAggaataataaaactataataataatgacgAGAGTGCTGAAATAAGAACCAATGATTTCAGTTTTAGCCCTGTTGCTTTCTAGGAGTTTTGGTGTAGACAGGGCGATAAGGGACCAAGTCTAGTAGAGCAAACATTGTATTTAAAGTTCCCAGAGAGAAAACTATTCTCTGGCTTCAGTTTCCTGGT is from Gracilinanus agilis isolate LMUSP501 chromosome 2, AgileGrace, whole genome shotgun sequence and encodes:
- the SLC31A1 gene encoding high affinity copper uptake protein 1 yields the protein MNPGPNHGMNHMDDNSTMPPHHHSSTTASHVHGGGGGDTMMMMPMTFYFGYKDVELLFSGLVINTPGEMAGAFVAVFLLAMFYEGLKIARESLLRKSQVSIRYNSMPVPGPNGTILMETHKTVGQQMLSFPHLLQTVLHVIQVVISYFLMLIFMTYNGYLCIAVAAGAGTGYFLFSWKKAVVVDITEHCH